A genomic stretch from Pseudomonas alkylphenolica includes:
- a CDS encoding gamma carbonic anhydrase family protein: MATRSFQNHSPRLGERAFVDRSAVVLGDVEIGADSSVWPLTVIRGDMHRIRIGARTSVQDGSVLHITHAGPFNPDGFPLLIGDEVTIGHKVMLHGCTLGNRILVGMGSTIMDGAVVEDEVIIGAGSLVPPGKRLESGFLYVGSPVKQARALTEKERAFFPYSASNYVKLKDQHLAEGYHLPE; the protein is encoded by the coding sequence ATGGCCACCCGCAGCTTCCAGAACCATTCACCCCGTTTGGGCGAGCGCGCATTCGTCGACCGCAGCGCCGTGGTCCTGGGGGATGTCGAGATTGGCGCCGACAGCTCGGTATGGCCATTGACGGTGATCCGCGGCGATATGCACCGCATCCGCATCGGTGCGCGCACCAGCGTGCAGGATGGCAGCGTGCTGCACATCACCCACGCCGGGCCGTTCAACCCGGATGGTTTCCCGCTGTTGATCGGCGATGAAGTAACCATTGGTCACAAAGTCATGCTGCACGGCTGCACCCTGGGCAACCGGATCCTGGTCGGCATGGGCAGTACCATCATGGACGGCGCGGTGGTCGAAGACGAGGTGATCATCGGTGCAGGTAGCCTGGTTCCACCTGGCAAGCGCCTGGAAAGTGGCTTTCTGTATGTCGGCAGCCCGGTGAAACAGGCCCGTGCCCTGACCGAAAAAGAACGCGCGTTCTTTCCGTACAGCGCCAGCAACTACGTGAAACTCAAAGACCAGCACCTTGCCGAAGGCTACCACCTGCCTGAGTGA
- the prlC gene encoding oligopeptidase A, translating to MFLLPRCLTVSANNPLLKSYDLPPFSAIRAEHVQPAIEQILADNRTAIADILKTQGQNPSWAGLVLAMDELNDRLGAAWSPVSHLNAVCNSAELREAYEACLPALSAYATELGQNRELFQAYEALIASPEAAGFDVAQKTILEHALRDFRLSGIDLPADQQQRYAQVQSKLSELGSRFSNQLLDATQAWTKHVTDEAALAGLTDSAKAQMAAAAQAKGLDGWLISLEFPSYYAVMTYAEDRALREEIYAAYCTRASDQGPNAGQFDNGPVMHEILDLRQELAELLGYANFAELSLATKMAESSDQVLSFLRDLAKRSKPFAAQDLAQLKAYAAEQGCPDLQSWDSGFYGEKLREQRYSVSQETLRAYFPIDKVLSGLFAIVQRLYGIEIAELKGFDTWHPDVRLFEIKEHGQHVGRFFFDLYARANKRGGAWMDGARDRRRTEAGVLQSPVANLVCNFTPAAPGKPALLTHDEVTTLFHEFGHGLHHLLTRIDHAGVSGINGVAWDAVELPSQFMENWCWEPEGLALISGHYETGAALPQDLLEKMLAAKNFQSGLMMVRQLEFSLFDFELHASHGDGRSVLQVLEGVRDEVSVMRPPAYNRFPNSFAHIFAGGYAAGYYSYKWAEVLSADAFSRFEEEGVLNAETGRAFREAILARGGSQEPMLLFVDFRGREPSIDALLRHSGLSEEAAA from the coding sequence ATGTTTCTTCTGCCAAGGTGTTTAACCGTGAGTGCGAACAACCCGTTACTGAAGTCTTATGACTTGCCGCCCTTCTCGGCGATCCGTGCCGAGCATGTGCAGCCGGCGATTGAACAGATCCTGGCCGACAACCGTACTGCCATTGCCGACATCCTCAAGACCCAGGGCCAGAATCCAAGCTGGGCCGGTCTGGTGCTGGCCATGGACGAACTCAACGACCGCCTGGGCGCTGCCTGGAGCCCGGTCAGCCACCTCAACGCGGTGTGCAACAGCGCCGAGTTGCGCGAAGCCTACGAGGCCTGCCTGCCGGCATTGAGCGCGTATGCCACCGAACTGGGCCAGAACCGTGAGCTGTTTCAGGCTTACGAAGCGCTGATCGCCAGCCCTGAAGCGGCGGGCTTCGATGTCGCGCAAAAGACTATTCTCGAACACGCCCTGCGTGACTTCCGCCTGTCGGGTATCGACCTGCCGGCCGATCAGCAGCAGCGTTACGCGCAAGTGCAGAGCAAGCTCAGTGAGCTGGGCAGCCGTTTCTCCAATCAGTTGCTCGACGCCACCCAGGCCTGGACCAAGCACGTTACCGACGAAGCGGCGCTGGCCGGGCTGACCGATTCGGCCAAGGCACAGATGGCTGCCGCCGCTCAGGCCAAGGGCCTCGACGGCTGGCTGATCAGCCTGGAGTTCCCCAGCTACTACGCGGTGATGACCTACGCCGAAGACCGCGCCCTGCGCGAAGAGATCTACGCCGCCTACTGCACCCGTGCCTCCGATCAGGGCCCGAATGCCGGTCAGTTCGACAACGGCCCGGTAATGCACGAGATCCTCGACTTGCGTCAGGAACTGGCCGAGCTGCTCGGTTACGCCAACTTTGCCGAGTTGAGCCTGGCCACCAAAATGGCCGAATCCAGCGATCAGGTGCTGAGCTTCCTGCGTGACCTGGCCAAGCGCAGTAAACCGTTCGCCGCCCAGGACCTGGCCCAGCTCAAGGCCTATGCCGCCGAGCAGGGCTGCCCGGACCTGCAGAGCTGGGACAGCGGTTTCTACGGCGAAAAACTCCGTGAGCAGCGCTACAGCGTTTCCCAGGAAACATTGCGCGCCTACTTCCCTATCGACAAGGTGCTTTCCGGCCTGTTCGCCATCGTCCAGCGCCTGTACGGCATCGAAATCGCCGAACTCAAGGGTTTCGATACCTGGCATCCAGACGTGCGCCTGTTCGAGATCAAGGAACACGGCCAACACGTCGGACGTTTCTTCTTCGACCTTTACGCTCGCGCCAACAAGCGCGGCGGTGCCTGGATGGACGGTGCCCGTGATCGTCGCCGTACCGAAGCCGGCGTGCTGCAGAGCCCGGTGGCCAACCTGGTGTGCAACTTTACCCCGGCAGCACCCGGCAAGCCGGCGCTGCTGACGCACGACGAAGTCACCACCCTGTTCCACGAGTTCGGTCATGGCCTGCATCACCTGTTGACCCGCATCGATCATGCCGGGGTCTCCGGGATCAACGGCGTGGCCTGGGATGCGGTCGAGCTGCCAAGCCAGTTCATGGAAAACTGGTGCTGGGAACCGGAAGGCCTGGCGCTGATCTCCGGTCATTACGAAACCGGCGCAGCCCTGCCGCAGGACTTGCTGGAGAAGATGCTGGCGGCGAAGAACTTCCAGTCGGGGCTGATGATGGTCCGCCAGCTGGAGTTCTCGCTGTTCGACTTCGAACTGCATGCCAGCCATGGCGACGGCCGCAGCGTACTGCAGGTGCTCGAAGGTGTTCGCGACGAGGTTTCGGTCATGCGTCCACCGGCGTACAACCGCTTCCCCAACAGCTTTGCGCATATCTTCGCCGGCGGTTATGCCGCGGGTTACTACAGCTACAAATGGGCTGAAGTGCTCTCGGCCGATGCCTTCTCGCGTTTCGAGGAAGAAGGCGTGCTCAACGCTGAAACCGGCCGCGCGTTCCGTGAAGCGATCCTGGCCCGTGGCGGTTCCCAGGAGCCGATGCTGCTGTTCGTCGACTTCCGTGGCCGTGAGCCTTCAATCGATGCACTCTTGCGCCACAGTGGCTTGAGTGAGGAAGCAGCGGCATGA
- a CDS encoding YheV family putative zinc ribbon protein: MSDGPVITKKRFIAGAVCPACSEPDKLMMWSEDSVPHRECVACGFSDTLNEQGLSVPKELGTRVNKVEVKPAEAKVQTVQFFPNPKLKKPAE, from the coding sequence ATGAGTGATGGGCCTGTGATAACCAAAAAACGCTTCATCGCCGGGGCGGTTTGCCCGGCGTGCAGCGAGCCGGACAAGCTGATGATGTGGAGCGAAGACAGCGTTCCGCATCGTGAGTGCGTGGCGTGCGGGTTCTCCGACACCCTCAATGAACAGGGGTTGTCGGTGCCCAAAGAGCTGGGTACCCGGGTCAACAAGGTCGAAGTCAAACCGGCCGAGGCGAAGGTGCAGACGGTGCAGTTCTTCCCTAATCCCAAGCTGAAAAAGCCAGCCGAATAA
- a CDS encoding M3 family metallopeptidase yields the protein MTRPNPLLQPFDLFPYASVQVEDLQPAIQQIVEENRSALALIIEREADNPSWNGLVLAVEALDKRLEDTFYPLVPLAFTSDEWGSAVGECDAERRAYRTAKHQNQALFSAYQRLDPADLSDEQVAVLKRILRDFRLEGANLDRSGRQQFAAQETAIVGLEWEFQEKLRAAKDDLSKHITDVEVLAGIPVADLADMQHKAQARGLSGWLLTLDEPVCKTVLQYADSRELRKEMYLAYVTRASDQAAGQSQHDNGPVLQALLRLRHEKAQLLGFVDFVELSLQTKAAQSTAEVETFLNTLIARERPRLEREADQLRSFAREQGCDDLQPWDYAFYAQKMRQHEGSDPDQALREYFSFETALSGLIGLVEQLYGISIKKVDAEVWDAKVQVLQVVEAGDVLGHIYLDAFIRPGKPAWPWSLAIRHRHVDADGTLTRPVAALFGYYEPRGLQLGHKDLCKLFHEFHHCLHQILMTNAHRRLNSIHELGHDFSEFAGKLLEQWCWSAQSLQSVSTHRTGGERAALAEVQRWLEARNTQRGLDKADGLKKALLDFELHRSYGNDRSIEQVVADVYARTQVLPLASNDRFANGFDYMVTGYEAGFYCYLWAEEHATDVFAWFKDQGVFDSRLGQAMRRELLAPGASRSMSASIQAFIDRAQSIVSAD from the coding sequence ATGACCCGTCCCAACCCTCTGCTACAACCATTCGATCTGTTCCCCTACGCAAGCGTACAAGTAGAGGACCTTCAGCCCGCAATACAGCAAATTGTCGAAGAAAACCGCAGCGCGTTGGCGCTAATCATCGAACGTGAGGCCGACAACCCAAGCTGGAACGGTCTGGTGCTGGCTGTTGAGGCGCTCGATAAACGCCTGGAAGACACTTTTTACCCCTTGGTGCCATTGGCATTTACCAGCGATGAGTGGGGATCTGCTGTCGGTGAGTGCGATGCTGAGCGCAGGGCCTATCGCACAGCCAAGCATCAGAATCAGGCGCTGTTCAGTGCATATCAACGACTAGATCCTGCTGACCTCAGCGATGAACAGGTGGCGGTACTCAAGCGTATCCTTCGAGATTTTCGTCTCGAGGGGGCGAATCTTGACCGCTCTGGTCGCCAGCAATTTGCTGCTCAGGAAACAGCTATTGTAGGCCTTGAATGGGAGTTTCAGGAGAAGCTTCGCGCCGCGAAAGATGACTTGAGCAAGCACATAACCGACGTCGAAGTGTTGGCAGGCATACCCGTTGCGGACCTGGCGGACATGCAGCACAAAGCGCAAGCCCGCGGGCTCAGTGGCTGGTTGTTGACGCTTGATGAACCGGTGTGCAAAACGGTCCTGCAATATGCCGATAGCCGCGAGCTGCGCAAAGAGATGTATCTGGCTTATGTGACGCGTGCTTCCGATCAGGCCGCCGGGCAATCCCAGCATGACAATGGTCCGGTGTTGCAGGCATTGCTACGGTTACGCCACGAAAAGGCGCAGCTTTTGGGCTTTGTTGATTTTGTCGAACTGAGCCTGCAAACCAAGGCTGCGCAATCGACAGCTGAAGTCGAAACGTTCTTGAACACGCTGATAGCGCGTGAACGGCCACGACTTGAGCGGGAGGCCGATCAGCTGCGTTCGTTTGCCAGGGAACAGGGCTGCGATGATCTACAGCCTTGGGACTATGCGTTTTATGCGCAGAAGATGCGTCAGCATGAGGGGAGCGACCCGGACCAAGCCTTGCGCGAATACTTTTCGTTCGAAACGGCCCTAAGCGGGCTGATTGGCTTGGTCGAGCAGTTGTATGGCATATCAATTAAGAAAGTTGACGCCGAAGTCTGGGACGCCAAAGTACAGGTGCTGCAAGTTGTCGAAGCTGGCGATGTCTTGGGCCATATCTACCTCGACGCTTTTATCCGTCCAGGCAAGCCGGCCTGGCCGTGGTCACTTGCCATTCGCCATCGACATGTTGATGCCGATGGCACCTTGACGCGACCTGTCGCAGCCTTGTTCGGTTACTACGAGCCAAGGGGGCTGCAGTTAGGACACAAGGACCTGTGCAAACTGTTCCATGAGTTTCACCATTGTCTGCATCAGATACTGATGACCAATGCCCACAGGCGTTTAAACAGTATTCATGAATTGGGTCACGACTTTTCGGAGTTCGCCGGCAAGCTCCTGGAACAATGGTGCTGGTCAGCTCAGAGCCTGCAATCTGTATCCACGCACCGAACCGGCGGCGAGCGCGCTGCTCTGGCTGAAGTGCAGCGCTGGCTGGAAGCAAGAAACACGCAGCGGGGTCTGGACAAGGCCGACGGTCTGAAGAAGGCGCTGCTCGATTTTGAACTGCATCGTAGTTACGGCAATGATCGCAGCATCGAGCAAGTGGTTGCGGATGTCTATGCCCGCACTCAGGTGTTGCCGCTGGCAAGCAATGATCGTTTTGCCAACGGCTTTGACTACATGGTTACAGGTTATGAAGCGGGCTTTTACTGCTACCTGTGGGCTGAAGAGCACGCCACTGATGTGTTTGCCTGGTTCAAGGACCAGGGCGTTTTCGACTCGCGCCTGGGGCAGGCCATGCGGCGTGAACTGCTGGCGCCGGGGGCGTCGCGATCAATGTCGGCATCCATCCAGGCGTTCATTGACCGTGCGCAATCAATCGTCAGCGCCGACTGA
- a CDS encoding PA0069 family radical SAM protein — translation MFTPQGPLRGRGTTNNPDNRFAPHRSVVEDDGWYQEVPLTQGTEVRNETAKTIITRNNSPDLPFDRSINPYRGCEHGCIYCYARPSHAYWDLSPGLDFETRLIAKTNAAEVLEQQLSKPGYVCAPINLGSNTDPYQPIEREQKLTRRLLEVLLRYRHPVTIVTKGSLILRDLDLLAELAQQRLVAVMISLTTLDDELKRTLEPRAAAPKARLRAIRVLSEAGIPVGVLCSPMIPMINDSELEHLLEAAKANGALSAAYMMLRLPLEVAPLFEQWLLDHYPQRASHVLSLIRQSRGGELYDSRFGARMRGEGVFAELLAQRFRKAIRRLGLNQREGYSLDCMAFCPPGRQMSLL, via the coding sequence ATGTTCACTCCTCAAGGACCGCTACGGGGGCGTGGCACCACCAACAACCCCGACAACCGCTTCGCCCCTCATCGTTCAGTGGTCGAGGATGACGGCTGGTACCAGGAAGTACCGCTGACCCAAGGTACCGAGGTACGAAACGAAACCGCCAAGACCATCATCACCCGCAACAATTCTCCCGACCTGCCCTTCGACCGCTCGATCAATCCCTATCGCGGTTGTGAGCACGGCTGCATTTACTGTTATGCGCGTCCCAGTCATGCCTATTGGGACCTGTCCCCCGGGCTGGACTTTGAAACCAGGCTGATCGCCAAGACCAACGCCGCCGAGGTGCTGGAGCAGCAACTGAGCAAGCCAGGCTATGTTTGTGCGCCGATCAACCTGGGTTCCAACACCGACCCTTACCAGCCCATCGAGCGCGAGCAGAAGCTGACCCGACGTCTGCTCGAAGTGCTGCTGCGCTATCGTCACCCGGTCACCATCGTCACCAAGGGTTCGCTGATCCTGCGTGACCTGGACCTGCTCGCCGAGCTGGCGCAGCAGCGTCTGGTGGCCGTGATGATCAGCCTCACCACACTCGATGACGAGCTCAAACGCACCCTGGAGCCGCGCGCCGCAGCGCCCAAGGCTCGGTTGCGGGCAATTCGCGTACTCAGCGAGGCAGGTATCCCGGTGGGGGTGTTGTGTTCACCGATGATCCCGATGATCAACGACAGTGAGCTCGAGCATCTGCTGGAGGCCGCCAAGGCCAATGGTGCGCTGAGTGCTGCCTACATGATGTTGCGGCTGCCGCTGGAGGTCGCGCCATTGTTTGAGCAGTGGTTGCTGGATCATTACCCGCAACGGGCCAGCCATGTCCTGAGCCTGATCCGCCAGAGTCGTGGCGGCGAGTTGTACGACAGCCGCTTTGGTGCGCGCATGCGCGGCGAAGGGGTATTTGCCGAGTTGCTGGCGCAGCGCTTTCGCAAAGCGATTCGCCGACTCGGGTTGAACCAGCGCGAAGGCTACTCTCTTGATTGCATGGCCTTTTGTCCGCCTGGCAGGCAGATGTCACTGCTCTGA
- a CDS encoding carbonic anhydrase, with protein sequence MPVKDPSKAVPEVPAESADAALKHIVDGFLRFHHDVFPEQQELFKKLATAQTPRAMFITCADSRIVPELITQSSPGDLFVTRNVGNVVPPYGQMNGGVSTAIEYAVLALGVHHIIICGHSDCGAMRAVLNPQSLEKMPTVKAWLRHAEVARTVVEDNCSCGSEHESMQVLTKENVIAQLHHLRTHPSVASRLAAGQLYIHGWIYDIETSQIEAYDAASDSFLPLAAGQPIPCATPRGRY encoded by the coding sequence ATGCCCGTCAAGGACCCATCCAAGGCCGTTCCGGAAGTACCCGCCGAGAGCGCCGATGCCGCCCTGAAGCATATCGTCGACGGCTTTCTGCGGTTTCACCACGACGTCTTCCCTGAACAGCAGGAGCTGTTCAAGAAGCTCGCCACCGCACAAACGCCTCGTGCGATGTTCATCACCTGTGCCGACTCGCGCATCGTGCCCGAGTTGATTACCCAGAGCTCCCCCGGCGATCTGTTCGTTACCCGTAACGTGGGCAACGTCGTACCGCCCTACGGGCAGATGAACGGTGGTGTGTCCACCGCGATCGAATATGCAGTCCTGGCCCTTGGCGTACACCACATCATCATTTGCGGTCACTCCGATTGCGGTGCAATGCGCGCGGTACTCAATCCACAGAGCCTTGAGAAGATGCCGACGGTCAAGGCCTGGCTGCGCCATGCGGAAGTCGCCCGTACAGTGGTCGAGGACAACTGCTCCTGCGGCAGCGAGCATGAGAGCATGCAGGTACTGACCAAGGAAAACGTCATTGCCCAGTTGCACCACTTGCGCACTCACCCTTCGGTAGCCTCGCGCCTGGCGGCTGGCCAGCTGTACATCCATGGCTGGATCTATGACATCGAAACCAGCCAGATTGAGGCTTACGACGCGGCAAGCGACAGCTTCTTGCCCTTGGCGGCAGGCCAGCCAATCCCTTGCGCTACCCCGAGAGGACGCTACTAA
- the coxB gene encoding cytochrome c oxidase subunit II, which yields MMRHPHVWMGLLLWSVFGQANAAWTVNMAPGATEVSNAVFDLHMIIFWICVIIGLVVFGAMFWSMIIHRRSTGQQPAHFHEHTWVEIMWTVVPFLILVAMAIPATKTLIDIYDASESDVDIQVTGYQWKWHYKYLGQDVEFFSNLVTPAEQIHNKAPKDEHYLLEVDQPLVLPVGAKVRFLVTAADVIHSWWVPAFAVKRDAIPGFVNEAWTRVEKPGIYRGQCTELCGKDHGFMPVVVEVKSKADYDTWLAERKAEAAKLKELTSKDWTLQELVERGDKVYHTTCVACHQAEGQGLPPMFPALKGSKIATGPKEDHLSIVFHGKPGTAMAAFGKQLSEVDIAAVVTYERNAWGNNKGDMVTPKDVLAIKQAESK from the coding sequence ATGATGCGACATCCACACGTCTGGATGGGCCTCCTGTTGTGGTCGGTATTCGGTCAGGCCAACGCCGCCTGGACCGTGAACATGGCGCCAGGGGCGACTGAAGTCAGCAACGCAGTGTTCGACCTGCACATGATCATTTTCTGGATCTGCGTGATCATTGGCCTGGTGGTCTTTGGCGCGATGTTCTGGTCGATGATCATCCACCGTCGTTCCACCGGCCAGCAGCCTGCGCATTTCCACGAGCACACCTGGGTCGAGATCATGTGGACGGTGGTGCCGTTCCTGATCCTGGTGGCGATGGCCATTCCGGCGACCAAGACCCTGATCGACATCTACGATGCCAGCGAGTCGGATGTGGATATCCAGGTCACCGGCTACCAATGGAAGTGGCATTACAAATACCTGGGCCAGGACGTCGAGTTCTTCAGCAACCTGGTCACCCCCGCCGAGCAGATCCACAACAAAGCCCCCAAAGACGAGCATTACCTGCTCGAAGTCGACCAGCCACTGGTGTTGCCGGTGGGGGCCAAAGTGCGCTTTCTGGTCACTGCCGCCGACGTCATTCACTCCTGGTGGGTGCCGGCCTTTGCGGTCAAGCGTGACGCCATTCCCGGCTTCGTCAACGAGGCCTGGACCCGGGTCGAGAAGCCCGGCATTTACCGCGGCCAGTGCACTGAACTGTGCGGCAAGGACCACGGCTTCATGCCGGTGGTGGTCGAGGTCAAGTCCAAGGCCGATTACGACACCTGGCTTGCCGAGCGCAAGGCCGAGGCGGCCAAGCTCAAGGAGCTGACCAGCAAGGACTGGACCCTGCAAGAGTTGGTCGAGCGCGGCGACAAGGTTTACCACACCACCTGCGTGGCCTGTCACCAGGCCGAGGGCCAGGGCCTGCCGCCGATGTTCCCGGCACTCAAGGGTTCGAAGATCGCCACCGGTCCCAAGGAAGATCACCTGAGCATCGTCTTCCACGGCAAGCCCGGCACCGCCATGGCCGCGTTCGGCAAGCAGCTGTCGGAAGTGGATATCGCCGCCGTGGTGACCTACGAGCGTAACGCCTGGGGCAACAACAAAGGCGACATGGTCACGCCAAAAGATGTGCTGGCGATCAAGCAGGCAGAAAGCAAATGA